In Streptomyces paludis, the genomic stretch TGTGCCCCGATCACCGCGCCCACCTCGCTCACATGCAGATCGACAAGGCCGGGCACCCGCTCCCGCAGCCGCTCCGCGAGCAGCGCGGCCCGCTCCGGCGACGCCAGATGGTGCACCGCTATGTCCACATCCCTCGTGCCGGCCCGCTCGGTGACGATCTCCTCCAGCCGCGCGATCGCCTTCGACGCCGTCCGGACCTTCTCCAGCAGCTCGATCCGCCCGCCGTCCAGCTGGAGCAGCGGCTTCACGGCGAGCGCCGACCCCAACAGCGCCTGGGCGGTGCCGATCCGGCCCCCCCGGCGCAGATAGTCCAGGGTGTCGACGTAGAAGTACGCGGACGTGCCCGCGGCCCGCTTCTCGGCGGCGGCCACCGCGTCGTCCGGCGTTCCGTCGCTCTCCACGGCCTCGGCGGCGGCCAGCGCGCAGAACCCGAGCGCCATCGCGACCATGCCGGTGTCCACCACCCGCACCGGCACGGGCGCGTCCTTCGCGGCGAGCAGCGCCGCGTCGTACGTCCCGGAGAACTCGGCCGACAGATGCAGCGAGACGATCGCGGTCGCGCCCGCCTCCGCCGCCGCGCGGTAGGCCGCGGCGAAGACCTCGGGGCTCGGCCGCGAGGTGGTGACGGAGTGGCGCTTCTGGAGCGCGAGGGCCAGCGACCTGGCCGAGATCTCGGTGCCCTCCTCCAGCGCGCGGTCACCGAGCACGACGGTCAGCGGCACCGCGGTGATGCCGTGCCGCTCCATCGTCTGCGGTGGCAGGTAGGCCGTGGAATCGGTGACGATCGCGACATGGCGGGACATGAGCGGGAGGTTACCGGTCGCCGCCGCGGCCCGGCAGCCCGCCCCCGCTCCAATGATCGATTTCAGGTCCCCGGACCCCCGGCCGCACGCGTCAGTTCGTGGCCTCGGGACGCGGCTGCTGCCGTGGCTGCCGCTGTCTGCTCGGCTTCTGCCACGGGTACGTACTCCCCCAGGGAGCGTCCGACGGGTCAAGGGCGGGCCGCTGCCCCGAGCCGGACCGCGACCCCTCACCGTGCTCAGGCCGCGCCCCCTCACCGTGCTTGGCCCGGGGCTCCGAACGGGACTCGGGCCGTGCCTCCGGCCGCGGCTCCGGCTCCGGATCCGCCCAGTGCCGCAGCGCGCCCGACTCCACGTCGATCTGTGTGCTCAGCGACGACAGATCGTCCTCCGCGAACTTCCGCGCCCGGTCCCGCGCGGCCCAGCGCAGCGAGTCCGCCGAGCCCGTGATCCGTTCCGTACGCTCGCGCAGCTCCACGAGGCGCTCACCGATCCTGACCCGGTCCGGGTCCCGCTCCAGCTGCCGCAGCTCGTCGTCCAGCTCGCGTCCGTGCGCGCTCAGCCGCCGGAACAGCTCCACCGACTCCGCCAGCGAGGCGTCCTCGCGGACCCCCGTCTCCAGCGCGTCCTGGGTGGCCCGCATCGAGGTGCGCAGCCGCAGCCGCAGCTGGGCCAGCTCCGCCGCGACCCCGACCTGTCCGATGCTCTTCGCCCGCAGCGTCGTGTCCTCCACGGTGCGCCGGGCCTGCGTGATCGTCCGGTCGACGCCGCGCTTCGCCGCGCCGACCACCTTCACGGTCACGAACACCCCCAGCGCCATGAAGGCGACGAAGAGGAGCGCGATGATCACGAGCGCGGCTTCCATGGACGCCCCTTCTCGGTCGGTCGGGTTCCATCCGCGGGCCCGATGGCCTGCCCCTCCACGGTAAACCGAACGGGCAGGCCGTGGGTCCCGTCGGAACCCCCAACCGGCCCGTAGGGGAAAGCCCTGTGGACGATGGGTAACCACCACCCCGGCCCGATGCCCCCTGCCGCCGGACCGACGACACCGGACCGACGACACCCGGCCGATTTACGCCGGGCCGACGATTACCAGGACGAGCTACGCCGGAACGATGTTCACCAGCTTCGGCGCCCGGACGATCACCTTCCGGATGCCCGCGCCGCCCAGCGCCGCCACCACCCCCGCGTCCGCCAGCGCCAGCGCCTCCAGCTCCGTGTCCGAGATCTCCGGGGAGACCTCCAGCCGGGCCTTGACCTTGCCCTTGACCTGCACCACACAGGTCACGGTCTCGTCCACGACATACGCCGGGTCCGCGACCGGGAAGTCCTGGTGCACGACCGAGTCCCGGTGGCCCAGCCGGTGCCACAGCTCCTCGGCGATATGCGGGGCCAGCGGCGCGACCAGCAGCACCAGCGGCTCGGCCACCGACCGCGCGAGCGGGGTGCCCGACTTGGTCAGATGGTTGTTCAGCTCGGTGACCTTGGCGATGGCCGTGTTGAAGCGCAGCGCCGTCATGTCCTGGCCGACGCCGTCGATCGCCTTGTGCAGCGCGCGCAGCGTCGCCTCGTCCGGCTCGGCGTCCACGACGGTGACCTCACCGGTCGCCTCGTCGACCACATTGCGCCACAGTCGCTGGAGCAGCCGGTACTGGCCCACCACCGCGCGCGTGTCCCACGGCCGCGAGACATCCAGCGGGCCCATCGCCATCTCGTACAGGCGCAGGGTGTCCGCGCCGTACTCGACGAAGATCTCGTCCGGGGTGACGGCGTTCTTCAGGGACTTGCCCATCTTGCCGAGGACCCGGCTGACCCGCTCGCCCCCGTACCAGTACCCGCCGGCGTGCTCCGCGATCTCGGCGGCCGGCACCGCGATACCGCGGCTGTCGCGGTAGACGTACGCCTGGATCATGCCCTGGTTGTAGAGCTTGTGGAACGGCTCGACCGACGAGACATGGCCCAGGTCGAAGAGCACCTTGGACCAGAACCGCGCGTACAGCAGGTGCAGTACGGCATGCTCGGCGCCGCCGACGTACAGGTCGACACCGCCGTGCGGCTGTCCCTCGCGGGGGCCCATCCAGTACTGCTCGACGGCCGGGTCGACCAGCTTCTCGCTGTTGTGCGGGTCCAGGTAGCGCAGCTCGTACCAGCAGGAACCGGCCCAGTTCGGCATGGTGTTGGTCTCGCGGCGGTAGCGCTTGACGCCCTCGCCCAGCCCCAGGTCCAGCTCGACATCGACCCAGTCGGCGTTCCGCGACAGGGGCGTCTCCGGCTGGGTGTCGGCGTCGTCCGGGTCGAAGGTGCGCGGCGTGTAGTCGTCGACCTCGGGCAGCTCCAGCGGCAGCATCGACTCGGGCAGCGCGTGCGCGACGCCGTCCTCGTCGTACACGATCGGGAAGGGCTCGCCCCAGTAGCGCTGCCGGCTGAACAGCCAGTCGCGCAGCCGGAAGTTGACGGTGCCTTCGCCGATGCCGCTCTCGGTCAGCCATTCGGTGATCCGCGCCTTGGCCTCGCCCACGCTCAGACCGTCCAGAGTGACGTCCGTACGGGCCGAGTTGACGATCGTTCCGTCGTTCGAGGAGAACACGTCCTCCCATGTCGACGGGTCCGTGCCCCGGCCGTCCGTCGGCTCGATGACCGAGCGGATCGGCAGCTCGAAGGCGCGCGCGAAGGCGAAGTCGCGCCCGTCGTGCGCCGGTACGGCCATGATCGCGCCTGTGCCGTACCCCATCAGGACGTAGTCCGAGATGAACACGGGCACCGGTTCGCCGCTGACCGGGTTGGTCGCGTACGCGCCCGTGAAGACGCCGGTCTTGTCCTTGGCCTCGGCCTGCCGCTCGACATCGGACTTCGAGGCGGCCTGCTTGCGGTACGCGTCCACGGCGGCGGCGGGCGTCGCGTGACCGCCCGTCCAGACCTCGTGGGTCCCCTCCGGCCAGACGGCCGGGACGAGCGCGCCGACCAGCTCGTGCTCCGGCGCCAGCACCATGTACGTGGCGCCGAAGAGGGTGTCCTGACGGGTCGTGAAGACCGTGATGGCCGCGTCGTTCCCGGCGGCGTCCGTCACGGGGAAGTCGACGCGCGCGCCCTCGCTGCGGCCGATCCAGTTGCGCTGCTGGAGCTTGATGGCCTCCGGCCAGTCCAGCGCGTCCAGGTCGGAGAGCAGCCGGTCGGCGTAGGCGGTGATGCGCATGTTCCACTGGCGCAGCTTCGCCTTGAACACCGGGAAGTTGCCGCGCTCGGAGCGGCCGTCCGCGGTGACTTCCTCGTTGGCCAGGACGGTGCCCAGGCCGGGCGCCCAGTTGACGGGCGCGTCGGAGGCGTACGCCAGCCGGTAGCCGCCCAGTACGTCGGCGCGCTCGACGGCGCTCAGCTCACTCCAGGGGCGCCCGTCGGGCGTCGCGCGCTGCCCGCTCTCGAACTGCGCGACCAGTGTGCTGATGGGGCGCGCCCGGTCCGCGTCCTTGTCGTACCAGGAGTTGAAGATCTGGACGAAGATCCACTGGGTCCACTTGTAGTAGTCCGGGTCGATCGTCGCGAAGGAGCGGCGCTTGTCGTGGCCCAGGCCCAGCCGGCGCAGCTGGACCTTCATGTTCTCCATGTTCGCCTCGGTGGAGGCGCGGGGGTGCGTGCCGGTCTGGACCGCGTACTGCTCGGCGGGCAGGCCGAAGGCGTCGAAGCCCAGCGTGTGCAGGACGTTGTGCCCGGTCATGCGCTGGTGGCGGGCGAACACGTCGGTGGCGATATAGCCCAGCGGGTGGCCGACGTGGAGTCCGCTGCCCGACGGGTAGGGGAACATGTCCATGATGAACTTCTTGGGCTTGGCGACCAGCTCCGGGTCGCCGGCCAGCTCACCCGTGGGGTTCGGTGCCTCGTACGTGCCGTCGGTGTCCCAGACGTCCTGCCAGCGCGCCTCGATATCGGCGGCCATGGCGGCCGTGTACCGGTGGGACGCCACGGGCTCGGCAGCGGCGGGATTGGTCTCGCTCATGTTGTCTGACAGCTCCATGGATCGTCTCTGCCTGCGGATACGAACGAAAAAGCCCCCTCACACAGGAGGGGACCGCCGCGCTGATTCCGACCGGATCTCTCATCCGTCGGGACTGATCAGCGCGGCCCGCTAAGCAGAAGGCGTACGGCACACATGGTGCCAGGATACCGCAGGGCCCCTACGGCACGCGCGGGACCCTCACAGCACGCACAACGGCTCGACGTGATCAAGACTTGACCGGTACCCGTCCAAAGAAGAACGGGCCGGAAGCGAACAACGAGCACCTCAGGGCCGTACAAGACGGCACGGGCACGCACGGGCACGCGCGGGGGCTGTCGCGGGTGCGCGCAGGGGGGTGCGGGATCGGGGAGAAGATGGGGAGAGAATGCATAGATCCACGCGGGGAGGGGTCAAGAGGTTGACAGCGGACGTTGACGAGAGCGGACGGATGGGCTTTGCGGGGTACGGACCGGCCGGCGGGGCTGCGGCCTTACTCCGCGAATCGGCCCTATCCGGGCAACTCGAAAGTCGGATAACTCACCTTCACCTGGCTAAACCCGCAAACCGAGTGCTCCTCGATATGGCTCCACTTAGCATGCCGCAACGGGACCGCTTTCCCGAGCCCTTCGGAGTTGCCCCCCTATGAACCCTCTTAGCATGCTTGGCTCTTCAAACTCGGAGACCGGCAAGAGCCGGTCGATCACTATCGGGTTGACGGTCGCCACGCTGATTGTGGTACCTGTGCTCGCCGTCACGGGAGGCGAAGCCTTCCGTGCCTTCATCGACTTCGGCGCCGGCGTGCTGTCGCTGCTGTCGCTCTCAGGGGCCGTTGTCTGGGGGCTGATCGCCACCGACAGGCTGCTGCTCTCCCCGCGTCACCGCCTGGTCGCCCAGGGCATTCACCGGGCCACGGCGGTCTCGTCGCTGGGCTTCCTGTTGCTGCACGTGAGCATCAAGATCTCGCTCGGCAAAGTGGCGCTGATCGGCGCCCTGTTGCCGTTCGGTCTCGGTATCACCGGCACCAGCGGACTCATCGGTTTCGGCTCGATGGCCGGACTGCTGATGATCGTCGCCGCCACCACCGGCGCCATGCGCAGCGTGATGGCCCCGACCGGCAAATTCGCCTACAAATGGCGGGCCATGCACATGCTGGCCTACCCCGCCTGGTGTTTCGCGATGGTGCACGGACTCTTCACCGGCCGCCCCGCGGCCACCTATGTCACCGTCATGTACTCCATGGTCATGCTCGGTGTGGCCGTCGTCGTCGCCATGCGTCTGCTCCCCCGGGAGAACCAGCAGCGGATCGCCGAGGGCATCGTCTCGATGACGGGCGGGGACGCCGACCGGCGGGAGTCCCAGGAGTACCGCCGCGATCTGTCGTCCTCCCCGCTCCCGGGCGCCATGGGTGTCGGGCCGCAGCGCGACTTCCAGCCGCGCCGGGAGCGCGAGTCGGCCGGCCCGCCCTCGATGGGCGGCAACATGTCGTTCGACGCGCCCCGTCAGCAGCCGAGGCTCCCCGCCCCCTCCCCGCCGCTGTACGAGGCGACACCGCGGCCGATGGCCGACCCGCTGCCCCTCCCCGGTCAGGGCAGGGGCCCGGGCCGGGGCGGCGACCCGATGTCCGACACGTTCGCCGCACCGCGCGGCGGCGAGTCCTTCGGCGGCGGCTCGGACAGCTCGGGCGACTCCGGTACGGGCCTGTCGGCCGGCTACCGCGCGGCGCAGAACGCCGACGCGACCGCCCGGATGCCGATCACCCCGGACGCCCCGGGCCCCGGCCCGGGACCGTCCACCGGCTCCTCCCGGCGGGTGCCGCCGACCAGCGAGATCCCGCTCGCCGAGCGCGTCCTCATGACCGACGAGATACCCGTCATCCAGGACGAGCCCACCGGCCGCGGCGGCTCCTGGCCGGCGCCGATGCCTCCCCCGCCGGCGCGGTCCCAGGCGTTCGTCACGCCCCCGCAGAACCCGGCCGCCCCCATGCCGTACGACACCGGCGCCACCCCCGCGTTCGACCCCGGCGCGGCCCAGGCGTTCGGCGGGGGCGCGCCCGCGCAGCCGTACGACACCGGCGCCACCCCCCAGTACGAGCCGCCGGCGGCCCAGCAGTACGACCGCGGCCGGCCGCCCCCGTACGACCCGGACGCCCCCGAGCCGTACGAACCGGGCCCCACCGCGCCGCAGTACAACACGGGCTCGATACCCGTGCAGCAGTACGACACGGGCGCCATGCCGCAGTTCAACAACCAGGCGCCCAACCAGGCCGCCGCCTCCCCCTACGGCCCGGACGGTGCCTCCCCCTACGGCACCACCACCCCGCCCTCGTACGACACCGGTTCCCTCCCGCCGTACACCCCGGCCACCGCCGCCCCCTACGACACCGGTGCCGTCCCCGCGTACGACCCGCGCGGCTATCCGGGGCAGCCCGGGGCCCAGGCCGCGCCCGACCCGTACGCGCAACCGTCCGCATTCGACGGGTCCAACCCCGTTCCCGGTCCCGTGTATCAGCCCCCGGCCGGGGAACCCTGGAACGCACCCGCAGGAGACCGACCGTGAATGCCCCCATCCCCGATGTGCCCGAAGTCCGTGTGGTCGGCCTCCCCCAGCTGACGCAGGGATTCGATCTGGTCGAGCGCCTCGACCTCCCCATGCATCTCAAGGTGCACGGCCCGCTCGAAGCGATGACCGGCGAGCGCCTCGCCCAGCTCGCCGAGGCGATATCCCTGACCGGCCGCGGCGGCGCCGGCTTCCCGTTCCACCGGAAGCTGCGCGCGGTCGCCAAGTCCGCGATCCGGCGCGGGGTACGGCCGGTCGTCGTGGTCAACGGCAGTGAGGGCGAGCCCCCTTGCCGCAAAGACACCGTGATGCTCAACCGCGCGCCGCATCTCATCCTGGACGGCGCGCTGCTGGCCGCCGAGGCGCTCGGCGCGCGCACGCTGATCGTGGTGGTCACCCGTAACTCCACCGAGGTCTCGATCCGGGCGGCGCTCGCCGAGCGCGGGCTCTCCGACCGGCGCGGTGCCGCGCTGCGCGCCAAGGTGGTCCGTACGCCGGAGCGCATGGTCTCCGGTGAGGCGTCGTCCGTGATCCGCGCGATCGGCGGTGGCCCCGCCAAGCCGCCGGGGCGCCGTGAGCGTGCCGCCGAGTCCGGTGTCGGCGGTCTGCCGACGCTGCTGTCCAACGCGGAGACCTTCGCGCAGCTGGCCGTGGCGGCGCGCATCGGTGCCCGCCGCTACTGCGGCACGGGCCTGGAGGACGAGCCCGGTACGGTCATGCTGACCGTGTCCGGCGCGGTCGCCCGGCCCATGGTCATCGAGGCGCCGACCGGTGTCCCGCTGCGCTACATCCTCCAGATGGCGGGCGCCCCGCCGATGCCGCAGGGTGTGCTGACCGGTGGCTACCACGGTGACTGGATGGACGCGGTCTCCGCCCACGAGGCCGTCATCTCGAAGAAGTCGTTCAAGTCCCTGGGCGGCGCGCTGGGCGCGGGCGCGATCCTGCCGATCGGTCCCGAGACCTGCCCGCTGGGCGAGGCGCTGCACGTCGCCAACTGGCTGGCGGCCGAGACCGCCGGTCAGTGCGGCCCGTGCAAGCTGGGTCTGCCGGCCGCCGCGGGAGGGCTCTCCGACGTCATCAACGGCGGTGGCCAGGCGGCGCTTGAGGCGCTGCGCGCGGTCATCCAGGCCGTCAAGGCGCGCGGCGCCTGCCAGCACCCGGACGGTTCGGCGCGCTTCTTCAACTCCACCCTGGCGGCGTTCACGGACGATCTCGCCGCCCATGTGCTGAACGGCGGCTGCGGGCGCGAGACGACCGGTGTGCTGCCGCTGCCCAGCGAGGGCTACCAGGAGCATGTCGAGTCCATTCCGAGCGGTGGCAAGCTGGCGATCGACTGGACGCTCTGCGAGGGCCACGGCCTGTGCGCGGACATCCTTCCCGAGCTGTTCCGGATGAGCCCGGACGGCTTCCCGACGCCCGCCAAGGCCGATGTCCCGATGCACCTCCAGGGCGCGGCCATGCGTGCCGTACGCCGGTGCCCGCAGCTCGCCCTGCGGCTGGACCAGGCGCCGCCTCCGCAGCCCAAGGTGGAGAAGCCGCCGGCCCGCGCGGCGCTGCCCCCGGGCGGCGGCGGTGGCCGCCGCAAGGCCCTTGGCCCCGGGCGGGGTTGAGCGGGAGAGCCGGGCCGGCACGGTGAGCCGAGCCAGGTGGGAA encodes the following:
- a CDS encoding DegV family protein; protein product: MSRHVAIVTDSTAYLPPQTMERHGITAVPLTVVLGDRALEEGTEISARSLALALQKRHSVTTSRPSPEVFAAAYRAAAEAGATAIVSLHLSAEFSGTYDAALLAAKDAPVPVRVVDTGMVAMALGFCALAAAEAVESDGTPDDAVAAAEKRAAGTSAYFYVDTLDYLRRGGRIGTAQALLGSALAVKPLLQLDGGRIELLEKVRTASKAIARLEEIVTERAGTRDVDIAVHHLASPERAALLAERLRERVPGLVDLHVSEVGAVIGAHTGPGLLGAVISPR
- the leuS gene encoding leucine--tRNA ligase, with the translated sequence MSETNPAAAEPVASHRYTAAMAADIEARWQDVWDTDGTYEAPNPTGELAGDPELVAKPKKFIMDMFPYPSGSGLHVGHPLGYIATDVFARHQRMTGHNVLHTLGFDAFGLPAEQYAVQTGTHPRASTEANMENMKVQLRRLGLGHDKRRSFATIDPDYYKWTQWIFVQIFNSWYDKDADRARPISTLVAQFESGQRATPDGRPWSELSAVERADVLGGYRLAYASDAPVNWAPGLGTVLANEEVTADGRSERGNFPVFKAKLRQWNMRITAYADRLLSDLDALDWPEAIKLQQRNWIGRSEGARVDFPVTDAAGNDAAITVFTTRQDTLFGATYMVLAPEHELVGALVPAVWPEGTHEVWTGGHATPAAAVDAYRKQAASKSDVERQAEAKDKTGVFTGAYATNPVSGEPVPVFISDYVLMGYGTGAIMAVPAHDGRDFAFARAFELPIRSVIEPTDGRGTDPSTWEDVFSSNDGTIVNSARTDVTLDGLSVGEAKARITEWLTESGIGEGTVNFRLRDWLFSRQRYWGEPFPIVYDEDGVAHALPESMLPLELPEVDDYTPRTFDPDDADTQPETPLSRNADWVDVELDLGLGEGVKRYRRETNTMPNWAGSCWYELRYLDPHNSEKLVDPAVEQYWMGPREGQPHGGVDLYVGGAEHAVLHLLYARFWSKVLFDLGHVSSVEPFHKLYNQGMIQAYVYRDSRGIAVPAAEIAEHAGGYWYGGERVSRVLGKMGKSLKNAVTPDEIFVEYGADTLRLYEMAMGPLDVSRPWDTRAVVGQYRLLQRLWRNVVDEATGEVTVVDAEPDEATLRALHKAIDGVGQDMTALRFNTAIAKVTELNNHLTKSGTPLARSVAEPLVLLVAPLAPHIAEELWHRLGHRDSVVHQDFPVADPAYVVDETVTCVVQVKGKVKARLEVSPEISDTELEALALADAGVVAALGGAGIRKVIVRAPKLVNIVPA
- a CDS encoding NADH-quinone oxidoreductase subunit NuoF family protein; the protein is MNAPIPDVPEVRVVGLPQLTQGFDLVERLDLPMHLKVHGPLEAMTGERLAQLAEAISLTGRGGAGFPFHRKLRAVAKSAIRRGVRPVVVVNGSEGEPPCRKDTVMLNRAPHLILDGALLAAEALGARTLIVVVTRNSTEVSIRAALAERGLSDRRGAALRAKVVRTPERMVSGEASSVIRAIGGGPAKPPGRRERAAESGVGGLPTLLSNAETFAQLAVAARIGARRYCGTGLEDEPGTVMLTVSGAVARPMVIEAPTGVPLRYILQMAGAPPMPQGVLTGGYHGDWMDAVSAHEAVISKKSFKSLGGALGAGAILPIGPETCPLGEALHVANWLAAETAGQCGPCKLGLPAAAGGLSDVINGGGQAALEALRAVIQAVKARGACQHPDGSARFFNSTLAAFTDDLAAHVLNGGCGRETTGVLPLPSEGYQEHVESIPSGGKLAIDWTLCEGHGLCADILPELFRMSPDGFPTPAKADVPMHLQGAAMRAVRRCPQLALRLDQAPPPQPKVEKPPARAALPPGGGGGRRKALGPGRG